The sequence AGATCCAAGTCTGCTGGTGCATCCATCTGCCCAAAACACAGAGGCTGAAACACACCCGTGGATATTATGGCAGGAATGAGGACCACTTCTGAAGACACTGTCCCTTCAGTGGGGTTCTGCTTTGCAGAACACAGAGGGGCACAGAGTCAGGATGTTTCATCTGCTGGGGCATTGGGAACAGCCAAGgatttttgcacttttgcattcaGAAAGGGAGTCTTTACTAGTGAGGGGGGTAATGTAGACTCAGGGACAATGGTAATGTGGATTTACGACAAAGGTTAAAAGGCTTTAAAGGCTTTAAAGTGAAGAGATTagactagatataaggaagaaattctccaGTGTGAGgctggtgagacactggagcaggttgcccaaaGGAGCCGTGGGTGCCCCATGCTTGGCCGtgctcaaggtcaggttggatgggaccttgAGCAGTCTGGtctagtggagggtgtccctgcccatgccagagGGATTGGATGATctctaaggttccttccaaccctacCCACTCCTGTTCTATTACTCTGTGAAGGAACAGTACTGCCCCATATTTGGGCTGGGGGAGCCGTCATGGCTGGTACTGACCAAGGGGACAGCGTGCTTTTCTGGAGGCTCCCAAAGGGATGTTGGTGGTGCCAACCCTTTATCCCAGAGCCTGGATTTGGCCCTGCACCGTGTCATGATGAAGGCAGAGCTCACAAGGGCTGGAAGTGCCATCCAGTCTTGATGGATTCAACAGCTGCTATTCACCCCTGCTCCTCTGCACTGACACCCCCAGGGGTGCAGGCAGGCCTGCCTGACACAGAGCGCTGTCTTTTGGGCTGGCAATTACAGTGCTTTCCCTCCTTCTCCCTTTCATCTGTTAAATAAAGTGCTGGCAGCTGCGGGAGCCCAGCTGGCACGTGTGCTGAAGCGGCTGCAGACAAATGCACCCAGGCACTGTGGAGCACCCAGCCGTGCTTCTGAGCCTGCTCTGACACAGGGGGATGCTTTCTGATGCAAACCCCAGCACCTGCATTTCACACGAGAGGGCATAGCTATGTATTTTAGGAATAAATGCAGTATGCAATCAGcatgctgccctgggcacagtgGGAGTGAAGGAgcttcccaggcagggaggcagcaggagcagggtctTGCTCCCCATCTCCCCCTTGCAGAGAGAACACGGTCTGAAATTTTGCTCCAGCAATGCTAAGAATAATATATGAGATCAAAAGGCTAGTTTCGTCCCTGGGGATTGCAAGTCTGCTGAAGGTTTGCAGTAGGAAGTAAGAgaaaagctgttttggaaaagcaGGAGTGTCTGAGAAGCAGTGGTGATGCTCTGCTCTATTTTTGTATGGCTTTCTGTCAAAAGCAGCAGTTTGCTAACCAGCTTCTGATGCCTTAAAGCATAGTGCTAGTTAAAACTGAAGGTTTGCAAGGGCCTGGTGGTTGCACTGAATTGGAAGAAATGTTTTCAGGTGCATTGATCACAAATGAATTGATACATCCCCTTATCTCCccctgctgaacaggggtgaaaGACAAAGGGCACAGagcacctccagccctgctgttGCCCCAGTGGAACCAGCCCTAAGCACAGGTTAGGCTGGCAATCTTGGGTATATGAAATgggtgctggagagcagcacagaaGTGGCTGCAGCCCAGGATGGATGCAAGCACAGCTCTCTGCTGGCTCCTTCCCACTGCTGTCCTGGTCTGTGCAGAGCTCTGCTTCCTTTCATGTAATCAACAAATTAGCTTCTGTAATTTGCCTTACAAACAAGACTCTCATATGctcactgccttttttttttttttagaggttTAGCAAGCAAACAGTGGGAGACCAAAGAATTAAAGCCATAAAGTAATCTGCATATAATCAGTAATTACCATGAATCAAACCCTCCTTCAGTTCAGCTGGTTATTATTTCCCTGATAATGTAATTCCCTGCATTGACAAAACTAGGAAATACTCATTTTCACCAGAACAGCAAATAATTTCCTGCTGTGCCCATAATACTGCAGTTTAGAGACTACATAAATCCAGCTAATGAAATTTATGGAGAATATGAGGACTATTTAAACAGACTAAAAACCTGAAGAAGTAATTGCTCCCATGTGTGTTGGGAGGGGTGATGTTTTGCCAGCAGACCTCTGCTAAACATTTCTTACAGGTGTCACTGGCTGGCCAGCACTGGGAGCTGATGTGGCTGACAGAGGGTGCTCCAGCAGGAATTTGTGATGTCTGAATGAGGGGTGATGGTCATGTGGGGCTGCAGCCATGGGAGCCCCTTCAACCTTGCCCTTGTGGGATCTTCTCAAGTCTTGTGACTGTGGCCACTGCTGGGGCAGAGCTTCAGCACACATCTTCCCAAAAATGCCTCCTGGTTTCAAGGGATGTGGAGTCAGCACTGTGGGGATAGGGCTGGCTGTACCCCCATTTGCAGGTTCTTCAGGAGAACCTCACATCCTGGGATTTGCAAGCTGCAGAGAAGTGTCAAGTCAGTGGAAATCTTCAAAATCCAAGGAGGCATCAAAGCCTGGCCTTAACATTTCTGGGATTTAGGGTGGTAACTTTTCCATGTGACCCTAGAGGTCTTCATCAGAGGGATCTACAGAGAGTTGGGGGAGCCGTCTGGGAAGCCCAGAGAGATttggctgctcccagagctggacTCTCTTTGCTGTGGGAACAGGGTTTGAGTTGCTCTTTCTACCTCTGATTCATCCAAAGAAAATCATTGGCACTGAAAAGTCCCTGGCAGGTGCTGGGATGCACAGCCATCATGCAGGGAACAAAGTACACAGGAGCAAAGGAGTCCTCATGTTTTCTCCTAATTAACCACAGCTGGATTACTGCCAGGATCCCCACTGACCAGCAAAGGATGCTGGCTTGTGGGGAACACCTGTCCTGTCTAACTTCTTTGGGAGCACTGCTAACTTCTTTGTGCTTTTAAAACCCAGAAGATGCATCCTTATCTGGGCTGCAGTGAGGGACAGCCTCTTGCCCAGGCTGCTTGATGATCTCCTCCATCCCTGTGTGGGGCTCTGTGTCCTGCTGGTGATGCTTACAAGCTGGTTTTGGCTTTGCCAAAATGCAACTGGGAAAAATCCAGCCTCCAGCATTTGCTTGGCATGAAGGGGAATTTCTAAACTACGCTAGCATGCCAAGACCCAGGCTGAGAGCTGCTTTCTCACAAGGTTAGAAGTCTCAGGCAGTTTCTGGAGTTATTTCTGGCTGATACTGAAGTGCAAGATCAAGCTGTGATAATATGACACTGAGCATGGATCTTGTTCCACAGGAAACACTGGGGTGGGTTGAGAAGGAGACCTGCTCTGAGATTTTAAAATTGTGGTGAAGGAAATGCCTTGCAGAGGAGTAGAAGTGGCTAAAACACAGTGGAAGATCTCATGAAAGGGAGGtattttttcagcttttcttgGAATAACACTGCAGTGAAACTGTGCGAAAATGTCACAAGTTTTGCAATAAAGAACACTGACATCGAAGGCATTAAAATGGGGGAGGTGGGAAATGAAAAGGACCTGTCTGTAGGGGGCACTCAGCTGTCTTGTGTCTGAAAGGGAAGTTACTGAACCATCAGGTAAAGAAACGTACGGGGAATACTCAGCCCCATTTGGTACTTTTCAGTATTGGTACTTATCAGTATTTTGGTGAGAGATGCTTGATGACTTCTCTGATCTGTACCCAGACACTTTCAGTTGTCAAAAGAAGGCAGCTGGAGCAATTGCTCAGAGCCTGCAAATACGGTAAAAATAAGAATTTAGACGAAATGGGATGGATGCAATTTTCTTTAGAGGCTGTTACTGATGCTGCTGTCAAGGGGTGCTGGCAGCTGAGGAACATGAGCGATGAGTAATGCGGCAGAGCCCATTCTCCAGGCACGGGAATCAGCAGGGGGGAAAAGCCTCGCTATATCTGCTCTGTACCCCAGTGCCCATTTCCTGAGGCTTGTCCGTGTGTCctcttccagcagcagctgggctggggatgagaatgccctgcctgctcctgggcAGTGCCTGGCGGTGCTGCCGGCCAAGCCCCGGCTCACGGGAGCTGCAAAAAGCAATCCCCGAGCCGCCAGGAACctgcctttgaaacacccaaACCCGACCCAGCCCACTGGGGCTGGACGAGGGAGGGGAGAGCAGTCCCAAGCAGCTCAGAGGACAGATGGAGGGAACTCACCTCTACCGAGGGCTGGTGTGTGCTCAGGAAGCAGTTTGGGAATCAGGGAGGTCTCTCCCACCTGCAGCCACAAAGGGCGTGTGAAAGGCTTCTGTGGGCAGACTCCCAGCCCCGAGAATCCTTCAAGTGTGAAAAGTGGccaggaggggaaaggagaggggacaATTGGCAGAGGTGACAAAAAGGGAGATCGCTGTTGCTGCTGCCCCTGGTCTCTGATTGTGATTCCTCTCCTGGTGTTAAATGCCCGCATCTGCAGAAGAGGATCGGGGAAGAGTAAAACCCATTCTGGCCTGCAGCTGAGGAGACAAAGCGGACACTTGATGGAGCTCGAGTCGAATTTCTGTCAGATCTCGCTGgcgcagccctgggcagcagagccgGGGCCGAGGCTTTGCCTCCGTGCCTCCCCTTGGAACCGCCGCGGTTTGTGGCAGTGCCGGGAtcggggctctgctgctgccgtAACCCGCACTGCTGTGGGAATGCTGCTGCGAGCTGCTCCCGCCTGCTAAACAGGGCCTTCTGCACCATCCTGAGCCCCTCTCGTGGCGATCCatgggctggggacactgagTATGGCAGAGTCTGTTTCCATCTGCATTCTCCAGGCAGACAAAggctcacagccccagggaaatcCCGTGGGATGCACTTCAGGGGGAGCAGCTGCATCCAAGCCAGGATAGTTCCATCACCCTGATGAGTCTGTTGCAAAGCCTTGGGGACTGTGGGTACCTGTTGGCACACTTGGGTCCCGGACAGTCAATGGTGTGCCAGTGTCCACCTAAATCCTGAGGAGTGCACTCCCATGTAACATGAACAAAAGAATAATTTTATCGATTAAAGGCCTTTTAATTCCTCCTGATTTCAAAATCCCACTTTACTGAGAGATAACATAATCCCTTAATAATATCTAGTATTTAATGGTTACTGTTCATATCACACTGctacaaaaaaactccaaaattatgtctctttttaatttttgctTCTTCAGTCCTTGTTCTCTTCCATTTACTGATTTGTTTTTGGTTTGTCCACGATAGCTGCATTGTTACTGTTTTATCTTTTGATAAAACCCCCGAGTGACCAATTCTGCACCTCCCTAGTCATCTGCCACCAAGCAGATTTTGTTTCTTCTATGCACTTTATATTGTTCTTCCCCCCTGCCCCCCATTCTCAGTAGGAGAGGTAAATAATTTTTAACTGTCCCAGATTACAGTTTGAGAAAAGGGTGAAGACAAAGGTTTCTCTTCACTTATATGGAACATTACTGACACATTATTTTTGCGTCAGACTTCAAGCCTTGGTTTTAACCAGCCGCTGCAAATGTACAGAGGTAAACAACAGACTCCGTAAACAGTTCAATACAGAAATCTTGATTTAATACCTTACAAGACAAAGCAATCAATAATCTATTACACATCTAATCACAGGCATGAAGAGCCCAGCAGCCCTCCTCACAGCATTCCACCAAACGAGAAAGGCGGCTGGAGACCACAGTAAGAGGGACACAAATCTCCAAGACTGCAAATGCATGGCTTGGGAGCTGATCTACAAACACAAATATTCAAATTCAACAATCACCTCTTGCTACTAGTGAATCATGCTATTGCTATCTGGAGACTAGTTGCTATGGCAGATAGCTGTAGCAGTGGCAGAAGGCCAAGAATCCTGCCTTTGAAATGTTAACTGAATTTAACTCTTGACTTTTCACAGGCAAGGTTCATTACTTTGTGTGACTGTGTCATATTACATGAGTGCTTTATCTGCCCTGGGTACCAGCTTGGAAGGGATACTATTAATCAGCAGGACAGCAAAACAGTCAATAACAGCTATTTGtcaataagaatttttttttttaataccttcaAGTCTGCTATGTGATAGCTGCAGTTACAGTAAGGGTgtttttttgctttaatttcttccctttttcttcattttatgtAAGTTATATGCAGTTCACAGTTCCTGGACACACTCAGAGCACACCCACCAATGCAGGCATGATGGTGAGATGCTCTAATTCGAACAGTTAGAGCCTGGGTACAGAAATACTGCTGCTCCATTTAAGTGGCAATGTAGGCTGCTTTCTGTGATACCCACCAGAAAAATCAGTTTATAGAGAGTTGTGCAAGGAATGGGTATAAATATCAGTTAAAATGAAATTTTGTGAATGGCAGAACTAACTACACATGAAATTCAGGTTCTTTTCAGCTGCCTGGAGTGCAGATCTTGGTCCCTGGCTAAAGGGGAGCTGTGGTTGCATACAGTGCACTTTGCTTTATGATCTCAAATCTTTACAGCTGCAACAATAGGATCCCACATTTAGCTTCTGGACAAGTTAGGTTTGGTGAGTTAGGATTACTGAGATCCAGGAAACACCATCAAATATGCAGAAGTGGCTCTGACATCCTTTCTTTACCATTACAATGAGGGGTTAAGCAGGACACACACTTGGGGAGTCAATGGAGAAGAACAGAACAAACCAGATGGTGTAACAGTGAAAAAACTCAAGagagagcagggcacacaaatcTGCAGCCATAGTTACAAAGATGCAGATTCACAAATTGTGACAATATTTTTTCTTCCACAAAACTAACCAAGGTGTTACTGCTGCAGCTGAAAGTCTTGAGTACAGCAGGCCATGTGCAAAATCCCACTGGAGGCTGAGATGGTGACAGAGAAGCTGGAACGGTTGCTGTACACTGCTCCTACCCCAGAGTATCCCTCGGGAGTTTTGCCCAGTTCCAAGAGAAGGCTATCAAGCACATGTCCCTGCAAGCTGGTTTGTAACACACAGAACATTTAATGTTTACCTTCAAGAAATCTCAATCTGACCTTCAAGACTTCTTATCCTCTATTACAGGATTCCATCTTCCAGGAACAAGATGACAGGATAAGAGAGCTCCTGCACCCTCTCACGCTTCCCTTCTCAACAGGCTTTCGACTATGTGCTCAGACTTGAAGGAGTTATTCCAGGGAAGAGAAACACAAAAGATGTGCAAAACATGCACTGCACTGCTAGACAGCACTTAAAAATCATCTTTCATCAATCATGATTTTAACTGTTGCATCTCATCAAGATACACTGATGAGAAAATACTTTAACTTTGTACACCACAGATTAAATACTGAAAACCAAGGATCTCTCAGGTACACCAGTGAAAAGCAGGCTTCATTGAAAGACCAACACCCAGGAACATTTAAAATGAACCATTTATTAAATCAAACTGTTATTTTAACAGTTACATAAGTTACACAGCATGTTTAAGTCAAAAGatttcacaaggaaaaaaaaactttaaacttTTATTATGCAGGCAAAAATAGTACCACACAATATGTACCtgggagggaagaagggaaggggaATCTCTAAACATTCAAATAAGGCCATAATTAtttaaaaacaacaataaaacaaTAATAAACCCCCCCAAAGACCCATTTGCTTTTCAGTGTGTTCAGTGCTGCTAACTATATGTACTTTTAGTATACAGGTGTGATCGAGGCAGTGATATTTTGATAGCTAGGTTTAATGTTTTAAAACACTATCAGAAGTGGAATAAGGCTCATTAGTACATACAGCTGCCCTTGGAATGTCAATCTCAGTTGCCTTCATCAACTTAAAATTCACAAAGTGCACAGTTAAGATATGCCAAAAAATTGAAACTGCTACTCTACCAACAGCTGCCCATGCTTAATACTTAGTGGTCTATTGGAACAAAGTATGTTCTTTCAAAAGAGATGTGTAAGAAAAGCCACTGTAAAACATTTAGTTTTGAAGATGCACTAGGAGCTCTTTGTAAACTGAAAAGTAGAAAAACATGGATTAATTATGTTAAGAAAAGAATACAAAAAACACTAGAAATGACCATCAAACTTCCAAAGAACAAGCACCACAATGGACATTAGCATTCGATTTTGCAGTGTACAGCAATGTAATAATTTTACTCTAGCCAATCTACTTCATCAAATTCTGAATCATCTTCTGAGTCACTGTACTCCACAGCGATGCGACGGGAGAGGATGGTGGCGACGTCGTTCTCAATGCGCTCGTGCTTCGCTTCTTGCTCCCGCTGCTCCTCCACTTTGCGGAGCTGAATGCCTGGGAACAGCAGAGCACAAACATGTcaccctcctccttccccactgCACATGGATCTAGGTCATGATTCACAGAATGCTTTGCAATCGAAAATGAATACACAGGATGCTGTCCTGCTCAGGTTGAATTTTTTTTGTCAAGCTTTTAAAGAGAAGAATGTCAGAATTGCAGTGGCAGACAAGATCTTGAGTCTGTCTACTACAATATCCTGGTTCTGATTTtctattaaaatacatttttagtaCCACTCTAAGTGATTTTGCTATTTGCATTTTTTAGACTCTCTATTCATAATTTTAATGAAAGTTTATAGCGATTTGTCCTGAAGACAGGACCTCTtgtaactcttttttttttatcatgtAATGATTTGGTTTGGGATAAAGTATTACTTGGATATCAAAGCTGTGGTAACTCAAGCCTCTGTTTTTTGGGTATGACTCGGTCAAAAGTGTTCTCAGCAATCACCAAGATTATACCAGCAGGctctattttctcatttttgctgACATTGTCTACACATTTTCATGTACCCCTGTTGTACATGAAAATGTGTAGACAATGTGTAGCTGTTGTCAACATTTCTTTAGATTTCAATGATGTTACCAATTCATGTGCATATAGGCATGCAAAAATATTTCGAATTAGTGTTATGGCCTATCTGCTGATATTACAGTACCACACAGATTCTGTGCTGTGCTACAGTGCAGGGGAAGAGAAGAAGAATGTAGCACTTGAAACATTTGAGAGATCTTAACTCCTGAAAGACACCGCACCATCAAACAGCAGCACACACCAATGTGCGTGTTCCGATGCCAGTGGGGATTTTCATGGCCATGGGCACCATAAGCTGGAAGGTACAGCTGGCACACACAGCTCCTCATGAGATCATCAGGAAAAcactgccctgcagctctgcccttctctcgcactctgccatgggcaccttgCAATGCAAAGGCTGCTCCACTACTGCACTGACATCAGTGTCCAGATCAGATACTAAACAGCTTGAGGTCTTCAGCAATAATTTCTGAATGTCACTTATATCTTGTAATACAGTGACAGATGATCAAAATTCCAATGCCAATTATCAGTTTCGCTTTTATCTAACAGTCTGTGAAAACCAATGTTTTTGTCTTCTACACAATTTGTAGATGATCAGAAATAGTTACATTTGCAGGTAAACGGAAATGGAAAGATAATCTCCACAGATCATCTACAAACACACGTACTTTTTTCTGTAATCTAACTTCCACAGAGAACCAGGTTTGCCATCCAAACTAAACATCTGATAAGTGAAATTACGAATTGAAAAAAACCTGTCTACTTGGCAATGTATACACTGTAGGGGATAGAAAACAGAAACGGACTTGAGATGCATTCCTGTAACTTCCTACACATGTGAAATATTCCATGTCTCAAAGGTCACGTGTATGTAGCAGGTTTCTGAGATGGTTCTGTTTGCTGTGTAATAGGCAACGTTACCTTTCCGTATTGCTTCCAGCAGAACGCTCCTAGCATCACTGATCACAGGCAGAGTTGAAGGATGGCGTTTGGGCTCAGGAGCAGGAATCACTTGGGATGGTGGAGATGGAGGCATTATGGGTGCATGAGGGCCAGGGACAATGGTTGTGGCAGGAGGGTGCAGGACAGGAGGAGGGTGAGAGAGGTTTGCAACTGTGACAGGGGAGGAGGGTCGGATGCCAGGAGGCggcaggggaggaggtgggggtggTGGAGGAAGTCCCTGAACTTCAGCTTGTGGAGGAACCGGGTGAACAGGCAGAGCTTCGCACACCTGGGCGGCTCTGGCGACAGGGGGAGAGGGCTGTGCTAGGGGAGGAGCCACTGGAGGCGGAGCTGGATGAAGAACTCCGGGAGCTATCTGGAGAGGAGCTGGCGGAGGCGGCACAGCTggggcctgcagagcagctgtgggaggggGTGGTGGCGGTGGGACTGGGGGTGGAGGGGTGGAAGTCATTGCAGCTCTTAAGGATGAAGTCGACAAGGCGGATGGGAGAGGTGGCggtggtggaggaggaggagtggggctCACAAACACCGGTGTTCTGCCTGTTGCTGGTGACTGAGGACGATTTTCTACCAAGCCAGGAGTAGAACTGCAACATCCAATAACAGAACAAAGATATGAGAGCTAGAGAGTGGAAAAATAGTAATAGATTAACTTGTGCAACTTTAGAACATTGAAACCTGGGCATTAAAGAGCATTATGTACCATGATGATTTCAGGGTGTTTGTCCACACCTCATAAATAAGAATGTCTAATTTTCAGTATGGAGCTTGCAATGGGTTTCCAAAAGACCTCTGCTCAAATTCAGCTATTAATCAAATCTATGTTCTTATACAGTGCATCTTGCTCGAAGATTTCCTATACCTTTGATATAATTCTTCCCTGTTGTCCCTAAGTAAATCCAAATTATTTTTCTCAAGTCAGGGAACTAGCAGTCGATGAACTGTTTTGGTTCATAGAactttaaaaccaaaccaaaacaatgcAAACAATGAGAACAAGTTAATTTGAAATATATATACTTAAGGTGTGATGAAAAAATGAGTGAGACTAATATTAAAGGTCATCAAAGGACTGCATACAGAGAGGTACAGTTATATGCTAGATACTCATTACAGGACAATAAATAGGTGAACTGAAGAAACAAGAGAGAACAGTAAATTTATTTTCCTGAAAGACCACTAGAGGATTTCTTTAAACTGTTGTGGTAAATTAATCTAAAGAGTTATGCATTTTTGTGTATGATCTCCTAAGCAGCGAATATCACCCATTTCAAGAGACTAACATCTTGCTGATGTAACAATCCCATCTGAATTAGCTATCCACTATTCTAAGTTGTATGTGCCTGACCACTTTTGGTATAAAAAAAAAGGGGAGTGACAAAGAAATTTTCATCTCCAGAAAATATTCTAGGTACGTATCCACTTCTGAAAAGGTACAAagaagtagggaaaaaaaaaaacactttgggAGAGAGAAGCACTTACAATTTAGCAAATGCAATGAATACATAGTTTTGACAGCTGTCTTACTGTGATATATTCTTCCTTTCATGTAGGCTGAAACACATCCCAGTTGTACAAATTTCCAAAACTCCAAAGCTACATCCTGAAATGCCAACATATTTCACAGAAGCATTTTCCATATAGTTTTTGGTCTTGCCATTTAACTCAGAAGGCAACACGGTCGCAGTGCTGATGGCAAGCTGAGGCTTTTCTCCACCCTATGGGATTTAGGTGCCGGCCTTCCCACCCAGCTCCCGGCGGCCCTGTTCCTGCGGGCACGCTGGGGTTCATGGGCAGCACAGCAATAATGCTGACAGCTATTGGCAGGGGTTGGATAaccacagcagccccaggagaaGGGCACGTGGCCCCGGGGCCGGTACCTGACGCAGGGGGGCACGGGCTTGGCCTCGGCGGTGCCGTGCatggggggcggcggcggcggctcgtgGGGCCGCACCAGCACGCGCTCCTCGGCTCTGCTCAGCAGCTCCGACATCTGGCTGTAGGGCAGGGCAGAAAGGGAATACGACCCGTCAATGTGGTCCACGAAGGCCTGGGATCTGTAAGAAACGGAGAAATGATCCAATTCACCTTCGGTAGGAGGCAGTATTAGTGCCCTCAGCCGCTGTGCTACACTTCAGTCTGATTCTGAATGCAAGTATCTTCTCTCCACTAGTGTTGGATATTAAACAGTGTGGCTTTTCAATAATTCATTCCACTTTCCCTGTCATTACTTCTAGCAGCTCAAGGGTTTGATTTTGACAGGTATATCAGATAGTTTCTACACCATGTGTGTGACCTTAGTGTTTATTAGACGCATTATTTTGAGTTAAATAAACACAGCAATACAATCAGAACTCCTCTTCTTTTTCAACATTTATGAAACATCCATCGATGTTAAGAGTGGTAGAATTTACAACTGAATAATTTAGCTGAACTTCTGTCAGAGGGTCTTTATTCCAATATATACAGAGAACTCGCTGCTTTAATAGACACAGGACTCAATCAATATCTACTATTGAGTACTAGCACTAAATAAAGATGATTCAACTTGTTAATGGCAACTTTAGATGCACATCAAGGATCTGATCAGTTAGTAAATTTCAATTAACTATTCAATtactgaattttattttaaaaaattctattAAATTCAGAGCAAAAGTGTTTGTAGAACACTTTCCAACTAGTAGAGCAACACTCTACGTTTCCACATACTGCCACCACTGTAGTACCTAAGCCTATTAAGTTCTTCAGGGGTGAAAATCTTTCTCATTTATTTCAAAGTATGGTGCTGTTCTGTATCTGAACAACATGTTCTGCACATGCAGTGCTCCCAAGCACttcagcattattaataattgcaTTACTAGTACTGAGATAATCAAGGTTTAGGCCAGGGTCCTGGATATAAAACAAGCATGTCTAAAGTGGAACCCGACATACAACATAACAAAAGGACAGCAGGAAAGCAGATGTTTCTGCCAATGACTTGACACAGCAGCTTACAGAGATTCTATAAAGCTATTCCTAGAAAAATGCTAATCACCATAACTTAACTTGTACCCCACTGAGTGAAACGCACTGAGAGCATTTTCCATTCTGAATTGAGCTAAGTTTTTTACAAGCAGGTTTTTCTACTTTTCAGGCAACAAACACTCTCTCCTAGAGTTGTCATAATTACTCACCATCACTACTGAGCTTGTTTGAAGG comes from Melospiza melodia melodia isolate bMelMel2 chromosome 3, bMelMel2.pri, whole genome shotgun sequence and encodes:
- the WASF1 gene encoding actin-binding protein WASF1 isoform X1; the protein is MPLVKRNIDPRHLCHTALPRGIKNELECVTNISLANIIRQLSSLSKYAEDIFGELFNEAHSFSFRVNSLQERVDRLSVSVTQLDPKEEELSLQDITMRKAFRSSTIQDQQLFDRKTLPIPLQETYDICEQPPPLNILTPYRDDGKEGLKFYTNPSYFFDLWKEKMLQDTEDKRKEKRKQKQKNLDRPHEPEKVPRAPHDRRREWQKLAQGPELAEDDANLLHKHIEVANGPASHFESRSQAFVDHIDGSYSLSALPYSQMSELLSRAEERVLVRPHEPPPPPPMHGTAEAKPVPPCVSSTPGLVENRPQSPATGRTPVFVSPTPPPPPPPPLPSALSTSSLRAAMTSTPPPPVPPPPPPPTAALQAPAVPPPPAPLQIAPGVLHPAPPPVAPPLAQPSPPVARAAQVCEALPVHPVPPQAEVQGLPPPPPPPPLPPPGIRPSSPVTVANLSHPPPVLHPPATTIVPGPHAPIMPPSPPSQVIPAPEPKRHPSTLPVISDARSVLLEAIRKGIQLRKVEEQREQEAKHERIENDVATILSRRIAVEYSDSEDDSEFDEVDWLE
- the WASF1 gene encoding actin-binding protein WASF1 isoform X2; translation: MPLVKRNIDPRHLCHTALPRGIKNELECVTNISLANIIRQLSSLSKYAEDIFGELFNEAHSFSFRVNSLQERVDRLSVSVTQLDPKEEELSLQDITMRKAFRSSTIQDQQLFDRKTLPIPLQETYDICEQPPPLNILTPYRDDGKEGLKFYTNPSYFFDLWKEKMLQDTEDKRKEKRKQKKNLDRPHEPEKVPRAPHDRRREWQKLAQGPELAEDDANLLHKHIEVANGPASHFESRSQAFVDHIDGSYSLSALPYSQMSELLSRAEERVLVRPHEPPPPPPMHGTAEAKPVPPCVSSTPGLVENRPQSPATGRTPVFVSPTPPPPPPPPLPSALSTSSLRAAMTSTPPPPVPPPPPPPTAALQAPAVPPPPAPLQIAPGVLHPAPPPVAPPLAQPSPPVARAAQVCEALPVHPVPPQAEVQGLPPPPPPPPLPPPGIRPSSPVTVANLSHPPPVLHPPATTIVPGPHAPIMPPSPPSQVIPAPEPKRHPSTLPVISDARSVLLEAIRKGIQLRKVEEQREQEAKHERIENDVATILSRRIAVEYSDSEDDSEFDEVDWLE